The window cacgggagggagggaggcgccaagggctcaggtgtggatgccctccctcccctccactatatataggggcaggggagaggggggaggcgcagccttgccccctcctccaaggaaggggtgcggctaaggaggggggaggagtccatcctccccaaggcacctcggaggtgccttccccctttaggactctcccctttttcctttatcttggcgcatgggcctctaggggctggtgcccttggcccatgtaggccaatgcgcaccccctacagcccatgtggccccccggggcaggtggccccacccggtgggcccccgggacccttccggtggtcccggtacaataccgatgaccccgaaacttgtcccgatggccgaaacaggacttcctatatataaatctttacctccggaccattccggaacccctcgtgacgtccgggatctcatccgggactccgaacaacattcggtaaccacatacaagcttcctttataaccctagcgtcatcgaaccttaagtgtgtagaccctacgggttcgggagacatgcagacatgaccgagacgttctccggtcaataaccaacagcgggatctggatacccatgttggctcccacatgttccacgatgatctcatcggatgaaccacgatgtcaaggactcaatcgatcccgtatacaattccctttgtctagcggtattttacttgcccgagattcgatcgtcggtataccgataccttgttcaatctcgttacctgcaagtcactttactcgttccgtaacacatcatcccgtgatcaactccttggtcacattgtgcacattatgatgatgtcctaccgagtgggcccagagatacctctccgtttacacggagtgacaaaatcccaatctcgattcgtgccaacccaacagacactttcagagatacccgtagtgtacctttatagccacccagttacattgtgacgtttggcacacccaaagcactcctacggtatccgggagttgcacaatctcatggtctaaggaaatgatacttgacattagaaaagctttagcatacgaactacatgatcttgtgctaggcttaggattgggtcttgtccatcacatcattctcctaatgatgtgatcccgttatcaacgacatccaatgtccatggtcaggaaaccgtaaccatctattgattaacgagctagtcaactagaggcttactagggacatggtgttgtctatgtatccacacatgtatctgagtttcctatcaatacaattctagcatggataataaacgattatcatgaacaaggaaatataataataatcaatttattattgcctctagggcatatttccaacatggcaagcatagaaagaaaaggatctttcagcttgagcaagacgagGGAACGATCTTAGGGCAGGAGAACTTATAATTATACATAACCAGTTATTACAAATAGCTAtttgggcctccagaggataattttgtgtccttggttgagtctaggattgaggatgtgcctcagcTGGCTACAGATGAGAATGAGGTATTAACTGCACCATTCTCGGAGAAAGAGATGTTTGAAGCGATTTCAcagatgaagaataataaagcTCCGGGGCTGGATGGATTTCCGGTGGGgttttataagaaatgttggcacatTATTAAAGGAGATTTGTTACCGATGTTCCATGATCTATTCTCCGTACAGCTTCAGTTGTTTCACTTCAACTTTGGAACAATAACTTTACTTTCGgagaaaacagaggctgtgagaattgagcagtttAGGCCTATCTTTCttattaatgttagtttcaaaaaaatTTACCAAGGTTGGGACAAATAGACTCGCACAGATTGCGCACTCTGTGGTGCAGCcgacccaaactgctttcatgccagacaaaaacatcctagaaggggttgtggtccttcatgaaacgctccatgaaatccatacgAAAAAGCTAGAcggggttgttttcaaagtggatttcgaaaaagcatacgataaagtcaaatggccatttctGCAACAAGCTTTGCGCATGAAAGGTTTCGACCCGGCTTGGAGACACCAAGTTGtccttcacgcaaaaagggagtgttgtcaaagtgaatgacgacataggtcactCATCTAGAAATAGTGATCTAGAAATAGTGACCTTGAAACCTTTCACTATTTTCATGTTTCTCACTAGTACCTCATCTAGTTGTTGGAAGGGCAAGCTGATGTCGTATGGGGGCCGTCTAATTCTGATTAATTCGGTCCTCACGagcatgcctatgtttctcttgtcgTTTTTCGAGATACCAGTTGGAATTCAGAAAcgactggatttctatcgatcccgctttttctggcagagtgatgacctGAAAAGGAAGTATAGACTCACTAAgtgggatattatttgtcgaccgaaagaccaagggggtctaggtatcgaaaatcttgaggttaaaaacagatgtcttctcagcaagtggctgtATAAGCTATCTGTAGAGTCGGAGGCCACGTGGGTGCAGATTCTGCGTAATAAGTACCTTCATTCGAAAACTTTGTCACAGGTGACAGTCAGGCCGACggactcacctttttggaaaggaCTGATGAGAGTTAAATCGGTCATTTTTAACAGAACAAAGTTTCTAGTCAAAAACGGTACTTCTatgagattctgggaggatacatggctaggggaaaCACCCCTCGCGCTTCAATATCCCTCCCTTTATAGCATAGTGCAACGAAGAGACGCTTTCGTTGCAACCGTGCTTCAGTCGACTCCCCTCAATATCCACTTTAGGAGAGCACTTGCCGAACCCCGTTGGGAAGCATGCCTCCATTTGGTGAGAAGACTGATGGATGTGCAGCTTTCTCAACAGCCGGACATGTTGTGCTGGAAGCTAACCAGGAATGGAGAGTTCACGGTTAAATCTACTTATTTAGATGTGATCAACTCTAGCTCTATTCCTAGTTCGAAACATGTTTGGAATGTCAAAGTGCCTTTGAGAGTTAAAGTGTTCATGTGGTTTGTAcgcaaacaagtcattttaactaaggacaaTTTGACAAAGTGCAACTGGTTCTACgagatgtagtttttgtgatcgggatgagaccatcaaacacctctttcttgactgtTCGATGGTGAAGGTTTTATGGCGGATTGTtcacattgcttttaatattacttcTCCGAATAATATCaccacgttatttgggacgtggcttgacGGGATAGATTCCCAAACagcgagacacattcgtgtaggagtatgtgctttactttgggcagtctggaactacaggaatgatttggtttttaacagaacaacaaatactcGTTTTTTGtaggttatcttccgagccactgcgttgatccgtatgtggtcgctactcactcagacggaggccagggagcgtttggttaccggatctacccgatgggagatggtagctcgggctatattcaaccggtttggatgacggtcatgtaataggataggcaagagCCTTTTTGTGGTTCGTTTGTTTAAGACTTCATGACCTTTGTTGAACTTATTTGCTTTATAATaaaggtggccgtatgcatcgttctgatgcagaggccggagttATACCCTTTTTTCAGGAAAAAAAAAAGTGCATCTCCGGCATGGAGATACATGTCCTTAAGCTCCATCCCGTTTATGAGACGCCGGAACGCAGCCATGGTGCGCCGGTTCAGGTTGGTGTTGCTTTTGTCAGCAGCGCCGACCAAACAAAGGCAGGGCAGTGGAGCAGCAATGCTTGAGATCATCCAGGAATAACAACTGGTGAAAATCAGTTTGTCGAGTCTTGAGAGTATATAGAAGGCGGGGCTAGATATTATTTCAGAAAAGAGATTTATATAGATCACATATATGATGCAACATCTGTGTGAAGCCTTCAAAAGCTATGTAGAGTACTCTTTTCccgcaaaaaagagagaagaagctacaTACTTTTATTCATCCAGCCGGGGTCTATCCTCCTTTGGGAAGACTAAGTACTTTTTATTCATTTATTTGTAGCTGGTCTTTTTCTACAGCTATTTGTAGCTTGTCTTTATACCCATGTGATCGATAACGTTGCCATGCCCATGCGTGCGCCACGTGCTCCCGTATGTGGCAGCTATTTATGTAGCTAGGTACGTGGGTATTTGAGCTCGAAGGATTAAATTTGCTGGCGGCGGCTGGTGTAGGCCCCGGTGAACTTCCGGCCGCCGGAGCCGGCCTGGCGCTGGCAGTTGAAGTACTTTGCGGCGACGGGCGCACCAAGGTTTTAGCGGCGGGCGAAGTTGCGGGTGTTGAAGTTGTGGCGCATCGACGGTGCGTACACCGTGTTCCGCCCGAGCTGCCGGAACAGCACCAGCACCATGCGGTGGATCCCCGTCGCCGGCGTCGGGTTCTCGTAGCACACCACCTCCCGCCCTTCAGACAATGAAGAAAAATTTACATCCAAACTGTCCAGAGAGGCCAAGTCATGTACTATTATTGCATTCACGAGGGGCAGTGCTCACCGTAGGTGTCATCCATTGATCCTGGGATATCGGTTACCATCCTGCATGGAGCATGGACATGAATCAGTCGGTCGATAGTTAGTTAGGATATATTGGATCTATATCTAGCTGTACTCACAATGAACCTAGCTATCCTGAATAATGCACATATATTTATAGTATGTCATGTCCATTGACACGCCTGCCACAAGCATATTTGTGGTCATGTACGTACGTGCATGATCCATGAGTATCTTATTATTATGATCATGCATGCACCAATACATATATCCACCGTTACATGTGATGCATGTATAGATTATATTTCCTAATCCACGGCATGCAAGAGCAAGCTAGCTAGGGTTGCACTCAGCCTCTCACCAGTGAAGATATTCCCTCAAGGTCGGATTGCTGGGGTTAGGAGCATCAGGATCCACCATGACCTGCATGTATCACATTCACAGATTACACAGTTAACTTGGACAAACCACAGTGCTGTAAACATAAATGACTAATAAATCATGGGCTTACAAGGGTGTATGTCACGCTGATATCGTCGCCGCCAATCTCGACGCTCGGCTTGCCCGATACCGCCGGTGAGCGGAACTCCATGCCGTTAATGACAAACCTACCGTCATAGAGCACTGTCAGATCAACTGTGCTACGGAAGGGGTCCAACACATCTCCTACTACTCGTGATGTAAGCAAGGAGTCATTCGACATTTCTAGTGTATATATGATGTTGTAGTATAGTATACGCAGATGTATGTGTGTTGATGTCTAGCTTCAGTGTGATGGCTCGGTATAAAGATACTACAGGGCTAGAGGTACTTAGGCGTCATATTTATAGTAGCTACCCATGAGAAGATCGAGAAACCGCCATGCATATCACATGCAGCTCCAATCCTTGTCATCGTTCCTTGTATGCCCTTGATAGTAATTTTCGCTCCACTAAATTTGACCAGTCGTGCATGCTGATTCCAGGCATGTCTTTCTAGCTAGCTAGAATGACGTATGTAGTAAAGCTAACTAGCATCTCTTTGCACAATTATTGGGGGGCATATACACATCTACAATTTGATGTGTGTACGGGCCAACATATTGTGCGACATTTGTATGATATGACGAAACACGTGGAGGACCAAAAGTGTTGTTATGATTCCGAACTCATGTGAGCTCGGGTGGacagtaaaaataaaataaaataaaaatatgatTTTCTTGTGCCAGGTGATGAAACTTTGCAAGCAATCAAACATTTGTCAATGTTTGGcacaaaaaaatcagatttttttttgatttttttcattttatttgacATCCGAGCTCAGATGAGCTCGGGATCGGAACAGATGCGTCCGTGGAGGACCGACCACTTTTGACGAAGCTTGGTGATCGCTAGCTTCGCATTGTTTCTCCAGCTCTGAACTGTCATCGAGTATTGTTTACAGGCTACACAAATATTGGCTTACCAGCTTACTTTCCTCAACATTTACTGAAAGTACGTAAAACTTTTCTCTCGCCAACGAATATATAGGCAAATATATATCGTCACACATATAGATGCAAATATGCATAAGGAATATGTCATATAACAATATATTACCCTGCAAAAAAAACAATATATTGCTCGATGGCCAGGCAAAAAACTTGCCCAAATATTCATCTCATACAACCGGTACGCGTAGACAACCCCGAAATTAAATCTCACCTAGAGTATCTCAGGTGGTGGTGAGATTGATATAATTAACTATGAAAAACACACTTATGAGGGTGAAAGGTGTttgatttttttttgcggggtagtgAAAGGTGTTTGATAGGCTAGCTATATTAATGGGAGTGGAGAGAAAAAGAGTTAGGGAGGTGGGGGAGAGAGCGAATATTCATTTCTAAGCCCAGACTCATCTGTACCtggtcaaaaaaaaatcacaaaaaatacaaAAGGATCCaagttttttttttgcatggtagataATTTGGTGCGTGAGGTGCGCTCCAAATTTCAAATCATTTGGGCATATGGATAGctttcagcaaaaaagacaaattgatGTCAGAACAGTACATGAACAATACATTTTTTTACGGATCATAAATTTGTCTTTTTTTGttgagagctactcagatgtccaaatgatctgaaatttaAAACACACCTCACGCACCAAATTATCTAACATGCAAAAGAAATAGAATTTTGTGATTTTTTTCTAATATTCGTTTTGAATTTTTCTTCCGCGCGGGTCCAGATGAATCTGGGCACCGAATCGCTACTCTCGGGAAAAGAGTGTGCACTTTAATAGATAagaggtgagggagagagaggggcagaTCGGAGTGAGATCCAGTGCCTTGGCACACACAAGACACGGATGAACAGTATCGTGCCTTGAGGGCATCTCCTGGCCGTTGGATCTACAAGCGACGGTCCGATGAACATCAAGAGTCACCGCTACAGAACATCGCTACAGGAAGTCTGCTACAGGACAATCGCTACAGGACCAACACACTGTAGCGTGGAGTACTGTTCACTGAAATTTGGAACCTTGATTTCCGATCTAACGACTGAAAGCTCAAGGCATTGCACTATTCACGTGTGCCTTGTGTGTGCCAAGGCACCGGATCTCGGTCCGAGGAGATCTAGCTAGTGTGGGATGGCGGACGAGGGAGAGA is drawn from Triticum dicoccoides isolate Atlit2015 ecotype Zavitan chromosome 6B, WEW_v2.0, whole genome shotgun sequence and contains these coding sequences:
- the LOC119326209 gene encoding protein FLOWERING LOCUS T-like, producing the protein MSNDSLLTSRVVGDVLDPFRSTVDLTVLYDGRFVINGMEFRSPAVSGKPSVEIGGDDISVTYTLVMVDPDAPNPSNPTLREYLHWMVTDIPGSMDDTYGREVVCYENPTPATGIHRMVLVLFRQLGRNTVYAPSMRHNFNTRNFARR